A window of Myxococcales bacterium contains these coding sequences:
- a CDS encoding protein kinase, which yields MTTPNGTRLDDGPRREAPRAATSFVPAPGEVVAARYRLEKLLGRGGMGQVWLAKHTELDTPFAVKFLERSLLDDVDRDTTLQRFRDEAKITSALAKRTRHIVAVTDYGDIGGVPFLVMEVLEGRSLDEALRSRPFTPEGTLVILRQLAKALATAHAAGLIHRDLKPANVFVCTDDDGSPLVKVLDFGLVRPVRPQDRKSTQKGIAVGTPSYMSPEQARALPDVDHRADVWSLAVVSYELMTGKEPWEGETVQEVLVNVCRSEYAPISKHVPALRRFDPFYERAFRRHVDDRYRSAEELVEAFGRACACDDAPDTAPVAAAEAPTPVTRSRRSPWVAGLLAALALAIVVPLALRNGPSVSTSASPALGSAHGSAAAPSTPASLAPLVAVHDLPTAAPPASAPLPLGRHPAATAKAASTGQPAPISAAPPKTVETVAPKTPEPAAPKTPEPAAPKTPEQKPHDKSAVF from the coding sequence ATGACGACCCCGAACGGAACGAGGCTCGACGACGGTCCGCGGCGAGAGGCCCCTCGCGCAGCGACGAGCTTCGTGCCGGCCCCAGGGGAGGTCGTCGCCGCGCGGTACCGCCTCGAAAAATTGCTCGGTCGGGGCGGCATGGGGCAGGTGTGGCTTGCGAAGCACACGGAGCTCGACACGCCCTTCGCCGTGAAATTCCTGGAGCGATCGCTCCTCGACGACGTCGATCGGGACACGACGCTCCAGCGCTTCCGCGACGAGGCCAAGATCACGTCGGCGCTGGCGAAGAGGACGCGCCACATCGTGGCCGTGACCGACTACGGGGACATCGGCGGCGTCCCGTTCCTCGTTATGGAGGTGCTCGAAGGCCGCTCGCTCGACGAGGCGCTGAGGAGCCGCCCCTTCACCCCGGAAGGGACACTCGTCATCCTTCGGCAGCTCGCGAAGGCGCTAGCGACCGCCCACGCCGCCGGCCTCATCCATCGTGATCTCAAGCCCGCCAACGTCTTCGTATGCACGGACGACGATGGCTCGCCTCTCGTGAAGGTGCTCGATTTCGGCCTGGTTCGGCCCGTGCGCCCACAAGATCGGAAGTCGACCCAGAAGGGCATCGCCGTCGGCACCCCTTCGTACATGAGCCCCGAGCAGGCCCGCGCGCTGCCCGACGTCGACCACCGCGCCGACGTATGGTCTCTCGCCGTCGTGAGCTACGAGCTGATGACGGGCAAGGAGCCCTGGGAAGGGGAGACGGTGCAGGAGGTCTTGGTCAACGTCTGCCGCTCCGAGTACGCCCCGATCTCGAAGCACGTGCCGGCGCTCCGACGCTTCGACCCGTTCTACGAGAGAGCGTTCCGCCGGCACGTCGATGACCGCTATCGTTCGGCGGAGGAGCTCGTCGAGGCGTTCGGCCGCGCGTGCGCATGCGACGATGCCCCCGACACCGCCCCGGTCGCCGCGGCTGAGGCCCCCACCCCCGTCACTCGATCACGCCGGAGCCCTTGGGTCGCGGGGCTCCTCGCGGCGCTGGCCCTGGCGATCGTCGTCCCCCTCGCGCTGCGCAACGGCCCCTCGGTCTCTACGAGCGCGAGCCCCGCCCTCGGATCCGCTCACGGGAGCGCCGCCGCGCCGTCGACCCCGGCGAGCCTCGCGCCTCTCGTCGCCGTGCACGACCTCCCGACGGCCGCCCCGCCCGCGAGCGCCCCCCTCCCGCTCGGTCGGCATCCGGCGGCCACCGCCAAAGCCGCATCGACAGGGCAGCCCGCTCCGATCTCCGCCGCGCCACCCAAGACCGTCGAGACGGTGGCGCCCAAGACGCCCGAGCCCGCAGCGCCCAAGACGCCCGAGCCCGCAGCGCCCAAGACGCCCGAGCAGAAGCCCCACGACAAGAGCGCGGTGTTCTGA
- a CDS encoding DsbA family oxidoreductase codes for MLEAPPPSGEIVVNLVADFVCPWCFIGATRLDQAVAALSEKGQKASVKVVHQPFLLDPSTPPEGRDLREHLAAKYGGDPEAMFARVEGVARESGIALDFTKVRRSVSTQKAHTLVQHTLELGTQPAFVKALYEAYFLEGKDIGDDEVLLSLAERHGLPRDEAKRLLASPEELDETLAEARAAKDQGISGVPFFVFDGRFAVSGAQGVPVLVEALTRSLPPAG; via the coding sequence ATGCTCGAAGCGCCCCCGCCCTCCGGCGAGATCGTGGTGAACCTGGTCGCCGACTTCGTCTGTCCGTGGTGTTTCATCGGCGCGACCCGCCTGGATCAAGCCGTGGCGGCGCTCTCCGAGAAGGGCCAAAAGGCGTCCGTGAAGGTCGTGCACCAGCCTTTTTTGCTCGACCCGAGCACGCCCCCCGAAGGGCGCGATCTCCGGGAGCACCTCGCCGCGAAGTACGGCGGCGACCCCGAGGCGATGTTCGCGAGGGTAGAAGGCGTCGCGCGTGAGAGCGGCATCGCGCTCGACTTCACCAAGGTGCGCAGGAGCGTCTCCACGCAGAAGGCGCACACGCTCGTGCAGCACACCCTCGAGCTCGGCACGCAGCCGGCGTTCGTGAAGGCGCTCTACGAAGCCTATTTCCTCGAGGGGAAAGACATCGGCGACGACGAGGTGCTGCTCTCCCTCGCGGAGCGCCACGGCCTCCCGCGCGACGAAGCGAAGCGCCTGCTCGCCTCGCCGGAAGAGCTCGACGAGACCCTGGCCGAGGCGCGCGCCGCGAAAGACCAGGGGATCTCGGGTGTGCCGTTCTTCGTCTTCGATGGGCGCTTCGCGGTGTCGGGCGCGCAGGGTGTGCCGGTGCTCGTCGAAGCGCTCACACGCTCCCTCCCGCCCGCCGGCTGA
- a CDS encoding ATP-grasp domain-containing protein, with protein MRVVFLAPLYPPEMMQYTRGLAEVGAEVYGVADSPREAIPRQVRPYLTDYLQVPRIMDEDDVLERVTAWIAGKGIDRIVTNWEPLVVLAARLRERHGMPGMSVDTAKGFRDKQLMKERVRAAGLRVPKSRRTRSDDAIREAAEEIGYPMVVKPIDGAGSANTYKVSSRAELEQTIPKMRGVPEIICEEYIDGEEFTFDTVCIGGKPAFENVAAYLPKPLEMRTIQWISPVIITVKEMYQPKLRPGVELGRKVLTALGMDDGFTHMEWYLTSKGEAVFGEIGARPGGACLVDQMNYTCDIDLFREWANVVCHKRFSASTKRLYNAAIVFKRALGEGRISRIEGLGDWLRACGDWVTEERLLRPGTPRRNWKNTLLSDGYVHVRHPEYREAHRMAFMAATNIRMYAEP; from the coding sequence ATGCGCGTCGTCTTCCTCGCCCCGCTCTACCCCCCCGAGATGATGCAATACACGCGCGGCCTCGCCGAGGTCGGGGCCGAGGTGTACGGCGTCGCCGACAGCCCGCGCGAGGCCATCCCCCGGCAGGTCCGCCCCTACCTGACCGATTACTTGCAGGTTCCACGCATCATGGACGAGGACGACGTCCTCGAGCGCGTGACGGCGTGGATCGCGGGCAAGGGCATCGACCGCATCGTCACGAACTGGGAGCCCCTGGTCGTGCTCGCGGCGCGCCTCCGCGAGCGCCACGGCATGCCGGGCATGAGCGTCGATACCGCCAAGGGCTTCCGCGACAAGCAGCTCATGAAAGAGCGCGTGCGCGCGGCCGGCCTCCGTGTGCCCAAGTCGCGCCGCACCCGCTCCGACGACGCCATCCGCGAGGCCGCCGAGGAGATCGGCTACCCCATGGTGGTGAAGCCCATCGACGGCGCCGGCAGCGCGAACACCTACAAAGTGTCGAGCCGCGCGGAGCTCGAACAGACGATCCCGAAGATGCGCGGCGTGCCCGAGATCATCTGCGAGGAGTACATCGACGGCGAGGAGTTCACGTTCGACACCGTGTGCATCGGCGGAAAGCCCGCCTTCGAGAACGTCGCGGCGTACCTGCCGAAGCCGCTCGAGATGCGCACGATCCAGTGGATTTCTCCGGTGATCATCACCGTCAAAGAGATGTACCAGCCGAAGCTCCGCCCGGGCGTCGAGCTCGGCCGCAAGGTGCTCACGGCGCTCGGTATGGACGACGGCTTCACGCACATGGAGTGGTACCTGACCTCGAAGGGCGAGGCCGTGTTCGGCGAGATCGGCGCGCGGCCCGGCGGCGCGTGCCTCGTCGATCAGATGAACTACACCTGCGACATCGATCTCTTCCGCGAGTGGGCGAACGTCGTCTGCCACAAGCGATTTTCCGCGAGCACGAAGCGCCTCTACAACGCGGCGATCGTGTTCAAGCGCGCGCTCGGCGAGGGGCGCATCTCGCGCATCGAGGGCCTCGGAGACTGGCTCCGCGCGTGCGGCGACTGGGTCACCGAGGAGCGCCTCTTGCGCCCGGGCACGCCCCGCCGTAACTGGAAGAACACCCTGCTCTCGGACGGGTACGTCCACGTGCGCCACCCCGAGTACCGCGAGGCGCACCGCATGGCGTTCATGGCCGCCACGAACATCCGCATGTACGCCGAGCCCTGA
- a CDS encoding nucleic acid-binding protein, which produces MPHRAVLGRVVSLVVRRFGPPGAFLALPGRGDDPRGPVVLLPGAEVPSGTQVGDEVEVFVTLDSEDRPLATTRRPKLGLGQVTFLEVTQVSGIGAFVDWGLPKELFVPHAERTQDLVKGMRVPVGLYVDPSGRLAGTMRVSEMLRERRGFTVGEWVSGEAYRNEPHIGLFVIVERRCVGLLPASEPHVLSRGEVAEFRVAKVHPDGRFELSLRGLAHEEIHEDAEAVLGVLTRSPKARVSDKSSPDELRRLFGLSKKAYKRAVGHLLREGKVSLGEDGTVRLVEGSSPAVSRSPKG; this is translated from the coding sequence ATGCCTCATCGTGCCGTGCTCGGTCGTGTCGTCTCGCTCGTCGTCCGGCGCTTCGGTCCGCCCGGCGCGTTCCTCGCGCTCCCCGGTCGAGGCGACGACCCTCGTGGCCCCGTGGTGCTCCTGCCCGGGGCCGAGGTGCCGTCGGGGACGCAGGTGGGAGACGAAGTCGAGGTGTTCGTCACGCTCGACTCGGAGGACCGCCCGCTCGCGACCACCCGCAGGCCCAAGCTCGGGCTCGGGCAGGTGACGTTCCTCGAGGTCACCCAGGTGTCGGGCATCGGCGCGTTCGTGGACTGGGGGCTCCCGAAGGAGCTCTTCGTGCCGCACGCCGAGCGCACGCAGGATCTCGTGAAGGGCATGCGCGTGCCCGTGGGGCTCTACGTCGACCCGTCGGGGCGGCTCGCCGGCACCATGCGGGTCTCCGAGATGCTGCGCGAGCGCCGAGGCTTCACGGTGGGCGAGTGGGTCTCGGGCGAGGCGTACCGCAACGAGCCGCACATCGGGCTCTTCGTGATCGTCGAGCGAAGGTGCGTGGGGCTCTTGCCCGCGAGCGAGCCGCACGTGCTCTCGCGCGGTGAGGTGGCCGAGTTTCGTGTCGCGAAGGTGCACCCCGATGGGCGCTTCGAGCTCTCGCTTCGCGGGCTCGCGCACGAAGAGATCCACGAGGACGCCGAGGCCGTCCTGGGGGTGCTCACGCGCTCGCCCAAAGCGCGGGTGTCCGACAAGTCGAGCCCCGACGAGCTCCGGCGGCTCTTCGGCCTCAGCAAAAAAGCCTACAAACGCGCGGTCGGGCACCTGCTCCGCGAGGGCAAGGTCTCCCTCGGCGAGGACGGCACGGTGCGCCTCGTGGAGGGGAGCTCCCCCGCCGTGTCGCGATCCCCGAAGGGGTGA
- a CDS encoding GMC family oxidoreductase, with amino-acid sequence MIAVESGSKKNGPFEIDCDVVVVGSGAGGAVIACELAEAGHDVVVLEEGPFVPAAEHGKMRPSESLRHVWRGGAFTVAFGLGDTPHINVTMGRVVGGSSTVTGGVCFRVPGSVLSTWRNARGMAHFTEEALEPYYASVEKAVHVEEVPVHMRSQSTHLFVRGAEARGLEMKPISRNTDGCNGCGRCNFGCPHVAKMSVDVTYLPRAAAKGARIYADCLVERVLMKGDRAIGVEGRMGNGKHGRPKDGFVVRAKRVVLAAGAAFTPLLLRRSGVMGVSGEVGKNVTVHPGFRMIARFEQDVSGWRGALQSAYTDSLEHEGITMMGLFVPPAVLAATMPGTGPELLRRAGNVNHLAIFGGIIHDEGGGRVWPGLGREPILTYRMAKRDRQLVPRVIREMGEAFFAAGAKEVFPPVLGAPGMDADAFRAFPFESVKARDIECSSQHPLGSCRMGMTREHSVVDTFGKVWDTRGLYVADGSLVPTSLGVNPQLTIMTLATRVAWHLRDTPYA; translated from the coding sequence ATGATCGCGGTCGAGAGCGGCAGCAAGAAGAACGGGCCCTTCGAGATCGACTGCGACGTGGTCGTGGTCGGGTCGGGCGCGGGCGGCGCCGTGATCGCGTGCGAGCTCGCCGAGGCCGGGCACGACGTGGTGGTGCTCGAAGAGGGGCCGTTCGTGCCCGCGGCCGAGCACGGAAAGATGCGCCCGAGCGAGTCGCTCCGGCACGTGTGGCGCGGCGGCGCGTTCACGGTCGCGTTCGGCCTCGGGGACACGCCGCACATCAACGTGACCATGGGGCGCGTGGTGGGCGGCTCGTCGACGGTCACGGGCGGCGTGTGCTTCCGCGTGCCGGGCTCGGTGCTCTCCACGTGGCGAAACGCCCGCGGAATGGCCCACTTCACCGAAGAGGCCCTCGAGCCGTACTACGCCTCCGTCGAGAAGGCCGTGCACGTCGAGGAGGTGCCCGTCCACATGCGCTCCCAGTCGACGCACCTCTTCGTGCGCGGCGCCGAGGCGCGCGGCCTCGAGATGAAGCCCATCTCGCGCAACACGGACGGCTGCAACGGGTGCGGCCGCTGCAACTTCGGCTGCCCCCACGTCGCCAAGATGAGCGTCGACGTGACGTACCTCCCGCGGGCCGCCGCGAAGGGCGCGCGCATCTACGCCGACTGCCTCGTCGAGCGCGTGCTCATGAAGGGCGATCGGGCGATCGGCGTCGAGGGCCGCATGGGCAACGGCAAACACGGGAGGCCCAAGGACGGCTTCGTCGTGCGCGCGAAGCGCGTCGTGCTCGCGGCGGGCGCGGCCTTCACGCCGCTCCTCCTCCGGCGCTCGGGGGTGATGGGCGTCTCGGGCGAGGTGGGCAAGAACGTCACCGTGCACCCGGGCTTCCGCATGATCGCCCGGTTCGAGCAAGACGTGAGCGGGTGGAGAGGCGCGCTCCAGTCGGCCTACACCGATTCGCTCGAGCACGAGGGCATCACCATGATGGGGCTCTTCGTCCCGCCCGCCGTGCTCGCCGCGACGATGCCCGGCACGGGCCCCGAGCTCCTCCGCCGCGCCGGAAACGTGAATCATCTCGCTATTTTCGGTGGCATCATCCACGACGAGGGAGGCGGTCGTGTGTGGCCCGGCCTCGGGCGCGAGCCCATCCTCACGTACCGCATGGCGAAGCGCGATCGGCAGCTCGTCCCGCGGGTCATCCGCGAGATGGGCGAGGCCTTCTTCGCGGCCGGCGCCAAGGAAGTGTTCCCGCCCGTGCTCGGCGCCCCCGGCATGGACGCCGACGCCTTCCGCGCGTTCCCGTTCGAGAGCGTGAAGGCGCGCGACATCGAGTGCTCCTCGCAGCACCCGCTCGGGAGCTGCCGCATGGGGATGACCCGCGAGCACTCGGTCGTCGATACGTTCGGCAAGGTGTGGGACACACGGGGCCTCTACGTGGCCGACGGGAGCCTCGTGCCGACGAGCCTCGGCGTGAACCCGCAGCTCACCATCATGACCCTCGCGACGCGCGTGGCGTGGCACCTCCGCGACACGCCGTACGCCTGA
- a CDS encoding CoA pyrophosphatase has product MSDAVRDATLTEATLRESLRSALAARARSVVPASQGAGAESATLACLFERDGDTHVWLLKRPETMRRHSGQVAFPGGKRDPSDATLLFTALREANEELGLHEHHVDVLGSLDDVVTFTGFVITPYVAWLRAPFEPAPNPEEVARVFSAPLRTFATRAKGVFPKVGWHVEGELVWGATAAVLRNLITVVAEVAR; this is encoded by the coding sequence ATGAGCGACGCCGTCCGCGACGCGACCCTCACCGAAGCGACCCTGCGCGAGTCGTTGCGCTCGGCTCTCGCTGCCCGCGCGCGCTCCGTCGTACCCGCGAGCCAAGGCGCAGGGGCCGAGAGCGCCACGCTCGCGTGCCTCTTCGAGCGCGACGGCGACACCCACGTGTGGCTCTTGAAACGCCCCGAGACGATGCGCCGTCACAGCGGGCAGGTGGCGTTCCCCGGGGGAAAACGCGACCCATCCGACGCCACGCTGCTCTTCACGGCCCTCCGCGAGGCGAACGAGGAGCTCGGCCTCCACGAGCACCACGTGGACGTGCTCGGCTCCCTCGACGACGTGGTCACCTTCACGGGCTTCGTCATCACGCCTTACGTCGCGTGGCTCCGCGCGCCGTTCGAGCCCGCGCCCAACCCCGAGGAGGTCGCGCGTGTGTTCTCGGCGCCGCTCCGCACGTTCGCGACGCGCGCGAAGGGCGTATTTCCCAAGGTGGGCTGGCACGTCGAGGGCGAGCTCGTGTGGGGAGCCACGGCGGCGGTGCTGCGCAACCTGATCACCGTGGTGGCCGAGGTCGCGCGCTAG
- a CDS encoding MBL fold metallo-hydrolase: MALHVESFPVAPLGCNCSIVADLEAKVAIVVDPGGELPKIRARLEALGVVPTHVVHTHTHIDHVGATPGLVAAYGCTAQIHEADRPLYDMLPVQAAMLGIAMPETTHMDGALRDGGTVNAGASELGVIHTPGHTPGSVCFLLTAGDDRVLFAGDTLFRRSIGRTDLWGGDSDLILSSIRERILTLEGDTLVVTGHGPTTRVVDEREKNPFLR, translated from the coding sequence ATGGCCCTCCACGTCGAGTCGTTCCCCGTCGCGCCCCTCGGCTGCAACTGCTCCATCGTGGCCGACCTCGAGGCCAAGGTCGCCATCGTGGTCGACCCGGGCGGCGAGCTCCCCAAGATCCGCGCGCGGCTCGAGGCGCTCGGGGTCGTCCCCACGCACGTCGTGCACACGCACACGCACATCGATCACGTCGGCGCGACGCCGGGGCTCGTCGCGGCCTACGGCTGCACCGCGCAGATCCACGAGGCCGATCGCCCGCTCTACGACATGCTCCCGGTACAGGCGGCGATGCTCGGCATCGCGATGCCCGAGACGACGCACATGGACGGCGCCCTCCGGGACGGAGGCACGGTGAACGCGGGGGCTTCGGAGCTCGGGGTCATCCACACGCCGGGGCACACGCCGGGCAGCGTCTGTTTCTTGCTCACCGCGGGCGACGACCGCGTGCTCTTCGCCGGCGACACCTTGTTCCGTCGAAGCATCGGACGTACCGATCTCTGGGGGGGAGACTCGGATCTCATCTTGTCGTCCATTCGCGAGCGCATCCTCACCCTCGAGGGCGACACCCTGGTCGTCACCGGGCACGGCCCTACCACCCGGGTCGTCGACGAGCGCGAGAAGAACCCTTTTCTCCGATGA
- the maeA gene encoding oxaloacetate-decarboxylating malate dehydrogenase → MATSRTFDVVDTPSGREILVKVTGPDVLRDPTLNKGTAFSQAEREALFVDGYFAPHVSTLEEQLARTLASYTELGSEGSKEAVALRRYQFLRALQDRNETLFYAFLARHTEEVMPIVYTPTVGEAIRAFSRIFRTPRGVTFSPVNIGRADVVLEHHPLTDVRMIVATDSSAILGIGDQGYGGIGICIGKLALYTVGGLAPYHALPVSLDVGTDRDTLRNDPLYLGLRAPRLRGEPYFALTDAFVAAVKKRYPRAIVQWEDLSKDTAFDVLARYRKVIPSFNDDVQGTGAVTLAGLLSAAALRERSIVDDVYVVHGAGAGGAGVAGAIVEGLVREGLTREAAHERVLVLDSKGLLTEERAPTLEDYKRPFAQKKARYAAWPCASDVPSLHETIVHAKVTVLIGLSGQPGAFDEAAIAAVGANTDRPVVFPLSNPTASCEALPEEVYRILGPRATVATGSPFGPVTLPSGEVRAVGQGNNAFIFPGLGLGATLVAAREITDSMVLTAAYALVAYTRERHGKDGRIFPPVRELRDVSLYVAARVAHEAITSGVAGAAGLPSDVGALEELARKTAYVPEYVPLRPA, encoded by the coding sequence ATGGCCACCTCCCGCACGTTCGACGTCGTCGATACCCCGAGCGGCCGCGAGATCCTCGTGAAGGTCACAGGACCCGACGTGCTCCGCGATCCGACGCTCAACAAGGGCACCGCCTTCTCGCAGGCCGAGCGTGAGGCGCTCTTCGTCGACGGGTACTTCGCCCCGCACGTGAGCACCCTCGAGGAGCAGCTCGCGCGGACACTTGCAAGTTACACGGAGCTCGGGAGCGAGGGCTCCAAGGAGGCGGTCGCGCTCCGCCGGTACCAGTTCCTCCGCGCCCTCCAAGATCGCAACGAGACGCTCTTCTACGCCTTCCTCGCGAGGCACACCGAGGAGGTGATGCCCATCGTGTACACGCCCACCGTGGGCGAGGCGATCCGCGCGTTTTCACGCATTTTTCGCACGCCGCGCGGGGTCACGTTCTCGCCGGTCAACATCGGTCGGGCCGACGTCGTGCTCGAGCACCACCCGCTCACCGACGTCCGCATGATCGTCGCGACCGACTCGTCCGCCATCCTCGGCATCGGCGATCAGGGGTATGGCGGCATCGGGATCTGCATCGGGAAGCTCGCGCTCTACACCGTGGGTGGCCTCGCCCCGTACCACGCGCTCCCGGTGAGCCTCGACGTGGGCACCGACCGCGACACCCTGCGGAACGATCCGCTCTACCTCGGCCTCCGCGCGCCTCGCCTGCGCGGGGAGCCCTACTTCGCCCTGACCGACGCGTTCGTCGCGGCCGTGAAGAAGCGCTACCCGCGCGCGATCGTGCAGTGGGAGGACCTCTCGAAGGACACCGCGTTCGACGTACTCGCGCGCTACCGGAAGGTCATCCCGAGCTTCAACGACGACGTGCAGGGCACGGGCGCGGTCACGCTCGCGGGCCTGCTCTCGGCGGCCGCGCTCCGCGAGCGCTCGATCGTGGACGACGTGTACGTGGTGCACGGCGCGGGGGCCGGTGGCGCGGGCGTCGCCGGGGCGATCGTCGAGGGACTCGTTCGCGAAGGGCTCACGCGGGAGGCGGCGCACGAACGTGTGCTCGTGCTCGACTCGAAGGGCCTGCTCACGGAGGAGCGCGCGCCCACCCTGGAAGACTACAAACGCCCGTTCGCGCAGAAGAAGGCGCGCTACGCGGCGTGGCCGTGCGCGTCGGACGTGCCGAGCTTGCACGAGACCATCGTGCACGCGAAGGTCACGGTGCTCATCGGCCTCTCGGGCCAACCCGGCGCCTTCGACGAGGCCGCCATCGCGGCCGTGGGCGCCAACACGGATCGGCCCGTGGTGTTCCCGCTGTCGAACCCCACCGCGAGCTGCGAGGCCCTCCCCGAGGAGGTGTACCGCATCCTCGGCCCTCGGGCGACGGTCGCCACGGGCTCTCCGTTCGGCCCGGTCACGCTCCCGAGCGGCGAGGTGCGCGCCGTGGGCCAAGGCAACAACGCCTTCATTTTTCCGGGGCTCGGCCTCGGCGCGACGCTCGTCGCGGCGCGCGAGATCACGGACTCCATGGTGCTCACCGCCGCGTACGCGCTCGTCGCCTACACACGCGAGCGGCACGGAAAAGACGGCCGCATCTTCCCCCCGGTGCGCGAGCTCCGCGACGTGAGCCTCTACGTGGCGGCGCGTGTCGCGCACGAGGCCATCACCTCGGGTGTGGCCGGCGCGGCAGGGCTCCCGAGCGACGTCGGCGCCCTCGAGGAGCTCGCTCGAAAAACGGCCTACGTCCCCGAGTACGTGCCCCTGCGGCCGGCCTGA
- a CDS encoding CBS domain-containing protein translates to MTRDRRELEGELPHAPRHTPPNRTKVSAMAGPPGAPQTIRNPVRTKVTLDGDGEPEREVSVFCKIRGQSLPLDACKGCARLVAMPESTAGHADVTCQASSITTAKAADFAEKAARISLSELGRRRFACVKRTTPFTTLETLLLDDELAALPVVDDDERPIGIVTREDLLRRERDGADEVTSTELPHATHVDLHPDATAGEVMTPHVHVLPEDAPISFALALLAMENTDAVPIVGDRGHVTGLFTSRDAVRWVAQELGYVVHEPGG, encoded by the coding sequence ATGACACGAGATCGCCGCGAGCTCGAAGGAGAGCTCCCGCACGCGCCGAGACACACCCCGCCGAACCGCACCAAGGTGTCGGCCATGGCGGGCCCGCCCGGTGCGCCACAGACCATCCGCAACCCGGTCCGAACGAAGGTCACCCTCGACGGCGACGGTGAGCCCGAGCGCGAGGTCTCTGTATTCTGCAAAATTCGCGGGCAGTCGCTCCCGCTCGACGCTTGCAAAGGGTGCGCGCGGCTCGTCGCCATGCCGGAGAGCACGGCCGGCCACGCCGACGTGACGTGCCAAGCGTCGTCGATCACCACGGCCAAGGCGGCCGATTTCGCCGAGAAAGCAGCGCGGATTTCGCTCTCCGAGCTCGGGCGGAGGCGGTTCGCCTGTGTCAAGCGCACGACGCCGTTCACCACCCTCGAGACGCTGCTCCTCGACGACGAGCTCGCGGCCCTCCCCGTCGTCGACGACGACGAACGCCCGATCGGGATCGTGACCCGCGAGGATCTGCTCCGCCGCGAGCGCGACGGCGCCGACGAGGTGACCTCGACCGAGCTGCCTCACGCGACCCACGTCGACCTGCACCCCGACGCCACCGCCGGCGAGGTCATGACGCCTCACGTGCACGTGCTCCCAGAGGACGCCCCCATCTCGTTCGCGCTCGCGCTGCTCGCGATGGAAAACACGGACGCCGTGCCCATCGTCGGCGATCGCGGCCACGTGACGGGCCTCTTCACGTCGCGCGACGCCGTGCGGTGGGTCGCCCAAGAGCTCGGCTACGTCGTCCACGAGCCCGGAGGCTGA
- a CDS encoding ATP-binding protein, translated as MSSPRVSARSAPPLVVLTGGPGAGKTAVLEVVRRHFCEHVVVLPEAASIVFGGGFPRRPSDIGRMSAQRAIFSVQRELERLELEDPASTARVVLCDRGTLDGIAYYPGPAEEYLRERGTTHEAEIAKYARVVHLRPPPDGRGYDHKNPLRVETAAEAHAIDARIEAAWNGHPNRVFVESYELFFDKVARVLSILRDELPDDCRAHIALAPGE; from the coding sequence ATGTCCTCTCCTCGTGTTTCGGCGCGCTCCGCTCCTCCTCTCGTCGTGCTCACGGGGGGGCCCGGCGCTGGAAAGACTGCCGTGCTCGAGGTCGTTCGTCGGCACTTCTGCGAGCACGTCGTGGTCTTGCCCGAGGCCGCGAGCATCGTCTTCGGCGGCGGCTTCCCGCGGCGCCCTTCGGACATCGGGCGAATGTCGGCCCAGCGCGCCATCTTCTCGGTCCAGCGTGAGCTCGAGCGGCTCGAGCTCGAAGACCCCGCCTCGACGGCCCGTGTGGTCTTGTGCGACCGCGGCACGCTCGACGGCATTGCCTATTATCCTGGCCCCGCCGAAGAGTACCTGCGCGAGCGCGGGACGACCCACGAGGCCGAGATTGCCAAATACGCGCGGGTCGTCCATTTGCGACCGCCGCCCGACGGCCGCGGGTACGACCACAAAAACCCACTTCGTGTGGAGACGGCCGCCGAGGCTCACGCGATCGACGCGCGCATCGAGGCCGCGTGGAACGGACACCCGAACCGCGTGTTCGTCGAGAGCTACGAGCTCTTCTTCGACAAGGTCGCCCGGGTGCTCTCGATCCTGCGCGACGAGCTCCCCGACGACTGCCGCGCCCACATCGCCCTCGCCCCGGGCGAGTAG